A genome region from Glycine max cultivar Williams 82 chromosome 5, Glycine_max_v4.0, whole genome shotgun sequence includes the following:
- the LOC121174847 gene encoding uncharacterized protein, whose product MDLVKYIIKKPALTGWIARWQVLLSEFDIVYVTHEARKGSALADYLAQQPINDYQPMHPEFPDEDIMTLFEEEVEDKDRDKWIVWFDGVSNALGHGIGAVLVSPDKQYIPFMARLGFECTNNIAEYEACALGILAAIDFRVKLLKVYGDSTLVIHQLKGDWETRDHKLVPYQAYIRKLMELFDDISFHHIPREENQMADALATLASIFQLSSHKDFLYIEFRCYGKPTHCCLIEEKEDGKPWYFDIK is encoded by the coding sequence ATGGATCTCGTCAAGTACATCATCAAAAAGCCCGCTCTCACAGGATGGATAGCTCGGTGGCAGGTTCTGTTGTCAGAATTCGATATTGTCTATGTCACTCATGAGGCAAGAAAGGGGAGCGCCTTGGCGGATTACCTGGCTCAACAGCCCATCAATGATTATCAGCCTATGCATCCAGAATTCCCTGATGAGGATATCATGACCTTGTTTGAGGAGGAGGTCGAGGATAAGGACCGGGATAAatggatcgtgtggtttgatggtgTGTCTAATGCACTAGGCCATGGaattggggcagtattggtttCCCCGGACAAACAATATATACCTTTCATGGCTAGGTTGGGCTTTGAATGCACAAACAACATAGCGGAGTACGAGGCATGTGCCCTTGGGatcctagcagcaatcgacttTAGGGTCAAGTTACTCAAGGTATACGGGGACTCGACATTGGTAATTCATCAGTTGAAAGGTGATTGGGAGACCAGAGACCACAAATTAGTGCCTTACCAGGCTTACATTAGGAAATTGATGGAACTCTTTGATGACATATCATTTCATCACATTCCTAGAGAGGAAAATCAGATGGCCGACGCCCTTGCCACTCTAGCATCCATATTCCAACTAAGCTCGCACAAAGATTTTCTgtacatcgaattcagatgTTATGGTAAGCCTACACATTGTTGTTTGATTGAAGAAAAGGAggatggtaagccttggtacTTCGATATCAAATGA